The following coding sequences are from one Catharus ustulatus isolate bCatUst1 chromosome 30, bCatUst1.pri.v2, whole genome shotgun sequence window:
- the LOC117008639 gene encoding levansucrase-like: protein MGPRGFGGLCLALLSFGVGEWGRGVWGVGLEINRNGQIPFPALGFQEEEENRNVTEEWDGNVTREGTPEPPGHPSTAPGDRDTVTTWSRATTSPPGGGDIAGTPSGNQTRTSSGVPARYWSPVIFVLLALLVLFVTYHRKKDRGIRDRVPNGSDSSDLGALVQSHDLNPQEDPGTPPDPELSETPLGPPGNRNAVTEPTEPTKPTEPTDPINPTEPTEPRDPTEPTEPTEPTT, encoded by the exons ATGGGCCCGAGGGGCTTCGGGGGGCTCTGCCTCGCCCTGCTCAGCTTTGGGGTCGGTGAGTGGGGCCGGGGGGTCTGGGGTGTGGGGCtgga AATCAACAGGAATGgacaaatcccattcccagctctcgGCTtccaagaggaggaggagaacagGAATGTCACCGAGGAGTGGGACGGGAATGTcaccagggaggggacaccggagccaccaggacaccccagcacagcccctggggacagggacacggtgACAACCTGGTCTAGGGCCACCACGAGCCCTCCTGGGGGCGGGGACATCGCGGGGACACCGTCGGGGAACCAAACGC gAACGTCCTCGGGTGTCCCAGCCCGCTACTGGTCCCCCGTCATCTtcgtgctgctggccctgctcgTGCTCTTTGTCACCTACCACAGGAAAAAGGACAGAG GGATCCGGGACCGGGTCCCGAACGGCAGCGACTCCTCAG ATTTGGGAGCTCTGGTCCAATCCCACGACCTCAACCCACAG GAGGATCCTGGGACTCCCCCAGACCCCGAGCTCAGCGAGACCCCCCTGGGGCCGCCGGGAAACAGGAACGCGGTCACGGAGCCCACAGAGCCCACAAAACCAACAGAACCCACTGACCCCATaaaccccacagagcccacAGAGCCCAGAGATCCCACAGAGCCCACAGAGCCCACTGAGCCCACAACGTGA
- the LOC117008861 gene encoding T-lymphocyte surface antigen Ly-9-like, whose amino-acid sequence MPMDEFWISLLTTFLLLHQTTSATNTEEVFGTVGGSVTFRIQDTSGGNVAAWNFEDIHIVTASFEDPPQALFSKQTFKKRFAVSEKGRALSISHLTLQDAGTYSVTFDGKKRFTFILHVYRELAEPTVTCEGQNCSSDGSCRFSLRCSVSGTDLGNVSYTWRMGDRLWNEGPVLLWVDKPDLEGLGPPTCAAQNPVSSRSVTVSSPDLLCTGSFSSSGITIGFITAIGIKALLLVLLPFLHKSKGEHGKPSLEPCWCFHHCLW is encoded by the exons ATGCCCATGGACGAATTTTGGATCTCTCTTCTCACCACATTCCTTCTTCTCCACCAAACCA CGAGTGCCACCAACACTGAGGAGGTGTTCGGGACCGTGGGCGGGTCCGTGACCTTCCGCATCCAGGACACGTCAGGTGGAAATGTAGCAGCCTGGAATTTTGAGGATATACACATAGTGACGGCATCATTTGAGGATCCTCCTCAAgccttattttcaaaacaaacattCAAAAAGCGTTTTGCTGTCTCCGAGAAGGGTCGTGCGCTCAGCATCTCCCATCTGACACTGCAGGATGCCGGGACCTACTCTGTAACCTTTGACGGGAAAAAAAGATTCACTTTCATCCTCCACGTGTATA gggagctggcagagcccacGGTGACCTGCGAGGGCCAGAACTGCTCCTCAGATGGGAGCTGCCGCTTCTCCCTGCGCTGCTCCGTGTCTGGCACCGACCTCGGGAACGTTTCCTACACCTGGAGAATGGGAGATCGGCTGTGGAACGAGggtcctgtgctgctgtgggtggaTAAACCTGACCTGGAGGGACTGGGGCCACCGACGTGCGCGGCACAGAaccctgtgagcagcaggagcgtCACCGTCAGCAGCCCTGacctgctctgcactg gTTCCTTCTCCAGCAGCGGGATCACAATTGGGTTCATAACCGCGATTGGAATCAAGGCACTTTTATTGGTTCTCCTGCCGTTCCTCCATAAATCCAAAGGTGAGCATGGAAAACCATCCCTGGAGCCCTGTTGGTGTTTCCATCACTGCCTCTGGTAG
- the CD244 gene encoding natural killer cell receptor 2B4 has product MSPRCPRCPPVLLALLLGLAWSQGSQECRDQAVTAGGSLCLVPEEPAWEWGEMHWKAEMDSGSQQQILTASRDGDVSYPKGPFLGRAEFQPGNLSLCISPINKTESGVYRVEFKSSSGIFQQCFRVSVWDPIPEPSLQSQILQRDRGRCLLSLLCSSPANGNISISWECPGDLPEFQESPGSNGTQRFQWIPENAEPQICHCNLSNPAGWRAAPAPLTCPEISGNFDFWKGLKLVLDLVDYLVMVVAMLMMCYCCSR; this is encoded by the exons ATGTCCCCGAGATGTCCCCGCTGCCCCCCGGtgctgctggcgctgctgctggggctggcttgGAGTCAAG GGTCCCAGGAATGCCGAGATCAGGCTGTGACCGCCGGGGGATCGCTGTGCCTGGTGCCGGAGGAACCCGCATGGGAATGGGGGGAGATGcactggaaagcagaaatggaTTCTGGATCGCAGCAACAGATCTTGACAGCCAGCAGGGACGGGGATGTCTCGTATCCCAAAGGTCCTTTCCTTGGGAGAGCTGAATTCCAGCCGGGAAATCTCTCCCTGTGCATCTCCCCAATTAACAAAACCGAGAGCGGGGTCTATAGGGTCGAGTTCAAGAGTTCCTCTGGGATTTTCCAACAGTGCTTCCGAGTGTCTGTGTGGG ACCCCATCCCGGAGCCATCCctgcaatcccaaatcctgcagcgGGATCGGGGTCGgtgcctcctgtccctgctctgctccagccccgcgAACGGGAACATTTCCATCAGCTGGGAATGTCCCGGGGACCTCCCGGAATTCCAGGAATCCCCGGGATCCAATGGAACCCAGCGGTTCCAGTGGATCCCAGAAAATGCTGAACCCCAAATTTGTCACTGCAACCTGAGCAACCCCGCGGGCTGGagagcggccccggccccgctcacctgcccag aaatttcGGGGAATTTTGATTTCTGGAAAGGGCTGAAACTGGTCCTGGACCTGGTCGATTACCTGGTCATGGTCGTGGCGATGCTCATGATGTGCTACTGCTGCAGCAGGTGA
- the LOC117008637 gene encoding T-lymphocyte surface antigen Ly-9-like: MSPPPMDEFWIRLLTALVLLHQTTSTSDTEEVSGTVGRSVIFRTQDMTDGNAFWNFGNDPIVTASFEDPPHALFSKPTFEKRFAVSEKGRALSISQLRLQDAGTYSVTIGEKRFTFILHVYRELAEPTVTCEAQNCSSDGNCRFSLRCSVSGTDLGNVSYTWREGDRPWDEGSMVLWVNKSDLEVLGPLRCTARNPVSNRSVTVRTPDLLCAGSLSSGRFWIWLIVTIGVVTLLSVLLLFLRKFRGWRKFRLCKPKPTDTVSTSEQTTMYAEVGPSQLRIPNGIKAKPTDGESAATIYSLVKPPDQVENGAVATLELI, translated from the exons ATGTCCCCGCCACCCATGGACGAATTTTGGATCCGGCTTCTCACTGCGCTTGTGCTCCTCCACCAAACCA CGAGCACCAGTGACACTGAGGAGGTGTCCGGGACCGTGGGCAGGTCCGTGATCTTCCGCACCCAGGACATGACAGATGGAAATGcattctggaattttgggaatgatCCCATAGTGACTGCATCATTTGAGGATCCTCCTcatgctttattttcaaaaccaaCATTCGAAAAGCGTTTTGCTGTCTCCGAGAAGGGCCGTGCACTCAGCATCtcccagctgaggctgcaggatgCCGGGACCTACTCTGTAAccattggggaaaaaagattcACCTTCATCCTCCATGTGTACA gggagctggcagagcccacGGTGACCTGCGAGGCCCAGAACTGCTCCTCAGATGGGAACTGCCGCTTCTCCCTGCGCTGCTCCGTGTCCGGCACCGACCTCGGGAACGTCTCCTACACTTGGAGAGAGGGAGATCGGCCATGGGATGAAGGCTCCATGGTGCTGTGGGTGAATAAATCCGACTTGGAGGTGCTGGGGCCGCTGAGGTGCACAGCACGGAACCCTGTGAGCAACAGGAGCGTCACTGTCAGAACCCCTGACCTGCTCTGCGCTg GTTCCCTCTCCAGTGGCAGGTTCTGGATCTGGCTCATAGTGACAATTGGAGTCGTGACACTTTTATCGGTTCTCCTCCTGTTCCTCCGTAAATTCAGGG GCTGGAGGAAATTCCGTCTCTGCAAACCCAAGCCTACGGAcacag TGTCCACATCCGAGCAGACGACCATGTACGCTGAGGTGGGACCTTCCCAGCTG CGCATCCCTAACGGAATTAAAGCAAAACCAACAGATGGAGAATCCGCCGCAACCATTTATTCCCTGGTGAAGCCTCCAGACCAG GTGGAAAATGGTGCCGTGGCCACCCTGGAGCTGATCTAG